A part of Myxococcus landrumus genomic DNA contains:
- a CDS encoding TIGR00282 family metallophosphoesterase, which produces MKVLFMGDVVGRPGLQAVRALLPRLKATHGIEVTVANAENSDQGAGISPETADTLLASGVDLLTSGNHFWSKKSILPWLASHPDKLLRPANYPKDTPGRGHGVVELPDGRALGVINLEGRVFMRTHDNPFEVVQGLVETMRNRTPCILVDMHCEASSEKNAMGVHLDGRVSAVVGTHTHVQTADERILPGGTAFITDVGMCGPLDSVIGMKKEQSVARFLGQKHAPYEVAERLVYLQGVVLDIDDTTGRGRAIERVRIHLPGT; this is translated from the coding sequence GTGAAGGTCCTCTTCATGGGAGATGTGGTGGGCCGTCCGGGGCTTCAGGCCGTCCGAGCGCTCCTGCCACGTCTGAAGGCCACCCATGGCATCGAGGTGACGGTCGCCAACGCGGAGAACAGCGACCAGGGCGCGGGCATCTCGCCGGAGACGGCGGATACCCTGCTCGCCAGCGGCGTCGACCTGCTGACCAGCGGCAACCACTTCTGGTCCAAGAAATCCATCCTCCCGTGGCTGGCGTCCCATCCGGACAAGCTGCTGCGCCCTGCCAACTATCCCAAGGACACACCGGGCCGAGGCCACGGGGTGGTGGAGCTGCCCGACGGACGCGCGCTGGGGGTCATCAACCTGGAGGGCCGCGTCTTCATGCGCACGCACGACAACCCCTTCGAGGTGGTGCAGGGGCTGGTCGAGACGATGCGCAACCGCACGCCCTGCATCCTCGTGGACATGCACTGCGAGGCCTCCAGCGAGAAGAACGCCATGGGGGTGCATCTGGACGGGCGGGTGTCCGCGGTCGTCGGGACGCATACGCACGTGCAGACGGCGGATGAGCGCATCCTCCCAGGCGGCACGGCGTTCATCACCGACGTGGGCATGTGCGGCCCCCTGGACTCGGTCATCGGGATGAAGAAGGAGCAGTCCGTGGCGCGGTTCCTGGGGCAGAAGCACGCGCCCTATGAGGTCGCGGAGCGGCTCGTGTATCTGCAGGGTGTGGTGTTGGACATCGACGACACCACGGGGCGTGGACGGGCCATCGAGCGCGTGCGCATCCACCTGCCGGGTACCTGA
- a CDS encoding 5-formyltetrahydrofolate cyclo-ligase: MSETVVEEAAARKQTLRDELTARRKAMTPDLIDTRGLKVQSRFLATEYYQNARTVALYAPIRGEVPTRDILIAALQDEKTVCYPLSHVHGRILSFRAIKSEAELEPGRLGVREPTNSSDLIAVDQIDLFVVPGLGFTSDGKRLGRGGGYYDATLRAASARSRRVGLAFNDQLVELLPTTGDDVDMDLVVTELSSHRGLFRTWDFLDT; encoded by the coding sequence GTGAGCGAGACGGTGGTGGAAGAGGCGGCGGCGAGGAAGCAGACGCTGCGGGATGAGTTGACGGCGCGCCGCAAGGCGATGACGCCGGACCTCATCGACACGCGGGGTCTCAAGGTGCAGTCTCGGTTCCTGGCGACGGAGTATTACCAGAATGCACGGACGGTGGCGCTCTACGCCCCCATTCGGGGCGAGGTGCCCACGCGGGACATTCTCATCGCGGCACTGCAAGACGAGAAGACCGTCTGCTACCCGCTGTCCCACGTGCACGGGAGGATACTCTCCTTCCGCGCCATCAAGTCGGAGGCGGAGCTGGAGCCGGGCCGTCTGGGCGTGCGGGAGCCGACGAACTCGTCGGACCTCATCGCGGTGGACCAGATCGACCTGTTCGTGGTTCCAGGACTGGGCTTCACCAGCGACGGCAAGCGGCTGGGGCGCGGAGGTGGCTACTACGACGCCACCCTTCGCGCGGCCAGTGCTCGCAGCCGGCGGGTGGGCCTGGCCTTCAACGACCAGCTCGTTGAACTCCTCCCCACCACGGGCGACGACGTGGACATGGACCTGGTCGTGACGGAGCTCTCGTCCCACCGCGGCCTGTTCCGGACGTGGGACTTCCTGGATACGTGA
- a CDS encoding alpha-2-macroglobulin family protein: MLSLLLLVASFARAAPAKAPPSWKDIDALVSNQKVEAAAQAAEARLARARNGSDEAEWTRALIRTVQLRSALHGYETTVRFLREEPWPKGALPRATLNLFYANSLVTYAEAYDWEIRQREQVASSGPVDLKSWTYDQILTEAQRAYEEVWTQRQALGNEPVKVLADYIRPNTYPEGIRSTLRDAVSYLRVALLDNSSHWRPEQSNELFRLDLGSLLEGSPTVALTDPNIHPLVKVAAVLGDLEAWHRAGGRREAALEARLRRYDVLNRHFTEDDDRERVRKHLAEHLVAYRDVPWWTMGQGMLVELEAGVGHSVRAHALAKECMAAYPDSLGASRCRTQKELLEAPDFRLASMRSDGANRRSIEVAHRNVPVLYFRAYSLDVEARLKKAAVSNIFPYGDELLQYVRGRKPVASWSVQLPATPDFQSHNTFVTPPMKETGTYVVVASAREDFREKSNRIAASFLSVTPWVAITRNPGGAQVEARVVKGDSGVVAPQVLVRLIQIDYRDGFREVARATTDAQGEVTFPRSKEGSGYRSYMVMVGQGREALLLFNGLSFYNPPEPSETLSTLVFTDRSVYRPLQKLMWKAVAYRGRGDQARYRTQPGEPLVVSLMDPNHQEVERREVRTNDFGSVAGEFNIPTGRLLGAWTVMVQSGGSASVRVEEYKRPTFEVTMKDPDAPLRINRPATFKGEARYYFGLPVASGTVRWRAYREPVLPWWWHHNFYISMQRDLVAAGTSSLDADGGFKVTFTPEADERSARTPGLSWRYRVEADATDEGGETRSASRGFRLGFVAVEARVDTEEGFLREGAGGEVRLVRSTLDGAPQPGAGRWRLVALQQPSVPLLPADEPRREPTLSADAASERKPTPGDSLQPRWETTYSPQATLARWGDGAEQAKGSVQHDAEGLARVKLPSLKAGAYRLHYETTDAFGQTFKVARELMVAGARAPIALPSALVMEKSSVRVGEVARLLAFSGFAGQPLMLDLYQGEQRILRKSLVGGESPAVIEVPVTESMRGGFTVVLVAVRDWQFMSFSEQVFVPFDNKELSLEFATFRDKLRPGAKETWRVTVKGPKGAKVEAGAAELLAYMYDQSLDLFAPHVPASVSNLYPQRMGAGAPSASLSMEQAQWLVSHDYGGFFSWSAPDGDALKFEEGYGLGGPGYRRRRFGMGYAPSASGVIRESAARPQQVMKRKMDSDEGGRSPAPPPGMPTLAEAKNENQRGGAPSSGEPPAVEMRSNFAETAFWIPQLLTGADGSASLEFTVPDSVTAWSVWVHGVTRDLQGGSVQRTSRSVKELMVRPYVPRFLREGDRAVLEVVVNNASEQARQGTLTLDIVDTETRKSVLSEFGVKNASQAFTVAPGKGTNLRFALTTPSKVGTVAFRVEARSGDVSDGELRPLPVLPGRVHLAQSRFVTLKGAGSKTMRFDDLKKGGDPTRVNEQLVVTVDTQLFYSALQALPYLVDYPYECSEQTLNRFVSSGILSSLYNKYPAVAKMAKDLSQRTTRFETWDSVDPNRKMSLEETPWLEMAKGGAESSGGLVKVLDPKVARAERDAAMAKLRKAQTASGGFPWWPGGPPSPYMTLYIVHGLSRAMEYGVEVPEDMTRDAWGYLARHFREEYAGKAFAKGTGWEFITFLNYVASAYPDERFTGDALTAEERQKMLSFSFKYWKKHSPYLKGYLALTLKRSGRVADATKVWDSVMDSAKTSDELGTYWAPEDRSWLWYNDTTETHAFALRTLTELSPKDPRREGLVQWLLLDKKLNHWKSTRATAESLYALVKYLESEGALGIREDATVKVGPRVVRMEFAPDEYTGKKNQVVVPGPELQPETMSSVVVEKSTKGFAFASATWHFSTEKLPEEDRGDFFQVSRRYFRREREGREAVLQPLAEGALLNPGDEVEVHLSLRTKHAAEYVHLRDPRAAGLEPENAQSRHKWDLGIVWYEETRDSGTNFFFEWLPAGEYTFKYRLRANMAGTFRVGPATVQSMYAPEFTAYSAGAVLNVGPAK; this comes from the coding sequence TTGTTGTCTCTGTTGCTGCTCGTCGCGTCGTTCGCGCGAGCAGCTCCCGCCAAGGCGCCCCCGTCGTGGAAGGACATCGACGCGCTGGTGTCGAACCAGAAGGTGGAGGCCGCCGCGCAGGCCGCGGAGGCCCGCCTCGCCCGCGCTCGGAATGGCTCGGATGAAGCCGAGTGGACCCGTGCGCTGATTCGCACGGTGCAACTGCGCTCGGCGCTCCATGGCTATGAGACGACGGTGCGCTTCCTGCGCGAGGAGCCCTGGCCCAAGGGGGCCCTGCCGCGCGCGACGCTGAACCTCTTCTACGCGAACTCGCTTGTCACCTATGCGGAGGCCTACGACTGGGAGATTCGCCAGCGTGAGCAGGTGGCGTCCTCTGGTCCGGTCGACCTGAAGTCGTGGACGTACGACCAGATTCTCACCGAGGCCCAGCGTGCCTACGAGGAGGTCTGGACGCAGCGGCAGGCGCTGGGCAACGAGCCGGTGAAGGTGCTGGCCGACTACATCCGGCCCAACACGTATCCGGAGGGCATCCGCTCCACGTTGCGCGATGCCGTGTCGTATCTGCGCGTGGCGCTGCTGGACAACAGCTCTCACTGGCGGCCCGAGCAGTCCAACGAGCTGTTCCGGTTGGACCTGGGCTCGCTGCTGGAGGGCTCGCCCACGGTGGCGCTGACGGACCCGAACATCCACCCGCTGGTGAAGGTGGCCGCGGTGCTCGGAGACCTGGAAGCGTGGCATCGCGCGGGAGGAAGGCGTGAGGCGGCGCTGGAGGCCCGGCTGCGGCGCTACGACGTGTTGAACCGGCACTTCACCGAGGACGATGACCGCGAGCGGGTGCGCAAGCACCTGGCGGAGCACCTCGTGGCCTACCGGGATGTGCCCTGGTGGACCATGGGGCAGGGGATGCTGGTGGAGCTCGAGGCGGGCGTGGGCCACTCGGTGCGCGCACATGCCCTGGCGAAGGAGTGCATGGCCGCCTACCCGGACTCGCTCGGCGCCTCGCGTTGCCGGACGCAGAAGGAGTTGCTGGAGGCGCCGGACTTCCGCCTCGCCTCCATGCGGTCGGATGGCGCCAACCGGCGCTCCATCGAGGTGGCCCATCGCAACGTGCCGGTGCTGTACTTCCGTGCGTACTCGCTGGATGTCGAGGCGCGGCTGAAGAAGGCGGCGGTCTCCAACATCTTCCCCTATGGCGACGAGCTGCTGCAGTACGTCCGGGGCCGCAAGCCGGTGGCTTCGTGGAGCGTGCAGCTCCCCGCGACGCCGGACTTCCAATCGCACAACACGTTCGTCACGCCGCCGATGAAGGAGACGGGGACGTATGTCGTCGTCGCCTCCGCGCGAGAGGACTTCCGCGAGAAGAGCAACCGCATCGCGGCCTCCTTCCTGTCCGTGACGCCGTGGGTCGCCATCACTCGCAATCCCGGAGGGGCCCAGGTGGAGGCGCGCGTCGTGAAGGGCGACTCCGGAGTTGTTGCTCCGCAGGTCCTGGTGCGACTCATCCAGATTGACTACCGCGACGGCTTCCGTGAGGTGGCGCGGGCCACGACGGACGCCCAGGGCGAGGTGACCTTCCCTCGCTCCAAGGAGGGCTCCGGCTATCGCAGCTACATGGTGATGGTGGGCCAGGGGCGCGAGGCCCTGCTCTTGTTCAACGGCCTGAGCTTCTACAACCCGCCGGAGCCCAGCGAGACCTTGTCGACGCTCGTGTTCACGGACCGGAGCGTCTATCGGCCGCTGCAGAAGCTGATGTGGAAGGCGGTGGCCTATCGCGGACGCGGCGACCAGGCCCGCTATCGCACGCAGCCGGGAGAGCCGTTGGTGGTGTCGCTGATGGACCCGAACCATCAGGAGGTCGAGCGGCGCGAGGTTCGCACCAATGACTTCGGCTCGGTCGCGGGTGAGTTCAACATCCCCACCGGACGACTGCTGGGGGCGTGGACGGTGATGGTGCAGTCCGGAGGCTCGGCGTCGGTTCGCGTGGAGGAGTACAAGCGGCCGACCTTCGAGGTGACGATGAAGGACCCGGATGCGCCGCTGCGAATCAACCGGCCGGCGACGTTCAAGGGGGAGGCTCGCTACTACTTCGGGTTGCCGGTGGCCTCGGGGACGGTGCGCTGGCGCGCGTACCGCGAGCCCGTGCTGCCCTGGTGGTGGCATCACAACTTCTACATCTCGATGCAGCGAGACCTGGTCGCGGCGGGCACGTCCTCGCTCGACGCGGACGGTGGCTTCAAGGTGACGTTCACCCCGGAGGCCGACGAGCGCTCCGCGCGCACGCCGGGCCTGAGCTGGCGCTACCGCGTGGAGGCGGACGCCACGGATGAGGGGGGAGAGACGCGCTCCGCGAGCCGCGGCTTCCGCCTGGGCTTCGTGGCGGTGGAGGCGCGGGTAGACACGGAGGAGGGCTTCCTGCGCGAAGGCGCGGGCGGCGAGGTCCGACTCGTGCGGTCCACGCTGGATGGCGCACCCCAGCCGGGCGCGGGACGTTGGAGGCTGGTGGCGTTGCAGCAGCCTTCGGTTCCGCTGCTGCCCGCGGACGAGCCTCGGAGGGAGCCGACGCTGAGCGCGGATGCGGCGTCCGAGCGCAAGCCCACGCCGGGGGATTCGCTCCAGCCGCGGTGGGAGACGACGTATTCACCGCAGGCGACGCTGGCCCGCTGGGGAGATGGAGCGGAGCAGGCGAAGGGCTCCGTGCAGCACGACGCGGAGGGATTGGCGCGAGTGAAGCTGCCCTCGCTCAAGGCCGGAGCCTACCGGTTGCACTACGAGACGACGGACGCGTTTGGACAGACGTTCAAGGTGGCGCGGGAGTTGATGGTGGCGGGCGCGCGGGCGCCCATCGCGCTGCCGTCCGCGCTGGTGATGGAGAAGTCGTCGGTGCGCGTCGGTGAAGTGGCGCGGCTGCTCGCGTTCTCCGGCTTCGCGGGGCAGCCGTTGATGCTGGACCTGTACCAGGGCGAGCAGCGCATCCTGCGCAAGTCGCTGGTGGGAGGCGAGTCTCCCGCCGTGATTGAAGTCCCCGTGACGGAGTCGATGCGGGGCGGCTTCACCGTGGTGCTGGTGGCGGTGCGCGACTGGCAGTTCATGAGCTTCAGCGAGCAGGTGTTCGTGCCCTTCGACAACAAGGAGCTGAGCCTGGAGTTCGCCACATTCCGCGACAAGCTGCGCCCGGGGGCGAAGGAGACCTGGCGCGTGACGGTGAAGGGGCCGAAGGGCGCGAAGGTGGAAGCGGGCGCGGCGGAGTTGCTCGCGTATATGTATGACCAGTCGCTGGACCTGTTCGCGCCGCATGTGCCGGCGAGTGTCTCGAACCTCTATCCCCAGCGGATGGGGGCGGGAGCACCGAGCGCCTCCTTGTCCATGGAGCAGGCGCAGTGGTTGGTCTCGCACGACTACGGTGGCTTCTTCAGTTGGTCGGCTCCGGATGGAGATGCGCTGAAGTTCGAGGAGGGCTATGGCCTGGGGGGCCCGGGCTACCGGCGACGCCGGTTCGGAATGGGCTACGCGCCCAGCGCGAGCGGAGTCATCAGGGAATCGGCAGCCCGTCCTCAGCAGGTGATGAAGCGCAAGATGGACAGTGACGAAGGAGGCAGGTCTCCCGCGCCGCCGCCAGGCATGCCGACCCTCGCGGAGGCCAAGAATGAGAACCAGCGCGGCGGCGCCCCGTCCTCCGGGGAGCCCCCGGCGGTCGAGATGCGCTCCAACTTCGCGGAGACAGCCTTCTGGATTCCGCAGCTCCTCACAGGGGCGGATGGCTCCGCGTCACTGGAGTTCACGGTCCCCGATTCCGTGACGGCGTGGAGTGTGTGGGTCCATGGCGTCACGCGCGACTTGCAGGGCGGCTCGGTGCAGCGCACCTCCCGGAGCGTGAAGGAGCTGATGGTGCGCCCCTACGTGCCCCGCTTCCTGCGCGAGGGGGACCGCGCGGTGCTCGAAGTGGTGGTGAACAACGCGTCGGAGCAGGCGCGCCAGGGCACGCTCACGTTGGACATCGTCGACACCGAGACGCGCAAGAGCGTGCTGTCGGAGTTCGGCGTGAAGAACGCCTCGCAGGCCTTCACGGTGGCGCCGGGCAAGGGGACGAACCTGCGCTTCGCGCTCACCACGCCTTCGAAGGTGGGCACGGTGGCCTTCCGCGTGGAGGCTCGCTCGGGAGACGTGAGCGACGGGGAGCTGCGTCCGCTGCCGGTGTTGCCTGGCCGCGTGCACCTGGCGCAGTCGCGCTTCGTCACGCTCAAGGGCGCGGGATCGAAGACGATGCGCTTCGACGACCTGAAGAAGGGCGGCGACCCGACGCGGGTGAACGAGCAACTGGTCGTCACCGTGGACACGCAGTTGTTCTACTCGGCGCTCCAGGCGCTGCCGTACCTGGTGGACTACCCCTATGAGTGCTCGGAGCAGACGCTCAATCGCTTCGTGTCCTCGGGCATCCTCTCGAGCCTCTACAACAAGTATCCCGCCGTCGCGAAGATGGCGAAGGACCTGAGCCAGCGCACTACCCGGTTCGAGACGTGGGACTCGGTGGACCCCAACCGCAAGATGTCGCTGGAGGAGACGCCCTGGCTGGAGATGGCGAAGGGGGGCGCTGAGTCCAGCGGCGGTCTGGTGAAGGTGCTGGACCCGAAGGTGGCTCGCGCGGAGCGCGATGCGGCGATGGCGAAGCTGCGCAAGGCGCAGACGGCCAGCGGAGGCTTCCCCTGGTGGCCGGGTGGCCCGCCCTCGCCGTACATGACGCTCTACATCGTCCACGGCCTGTCTCGCGCCATGGAGTACGGCGTGGAGGTTCCCGAAGACATGACGCGTGACGCCTGGGGCTACCTGGCCCGGCACTTCCGCGAGGAGTACGCCGGCAAGGCGTTCGCGAAGGGGACGGGCTGGGAGTTCATCACGTTCCTCAACTACGTGGCCTCCGCGTACCCGGACGAGCGCTTCACCGGGGACGCGCTGACCGCCGAAGAGCGCCAGAAGATGCTCTCCTTCAGCTTCAAGTACTGGAAGAAGCACTCGCCTTACTTGAAGGGCTACCTGGCGCTGACGTTGAAGCGCTCGGGCCGCGTCGCGGATGCGACGAAGGTCTGGGACAGCGTGATGGACTCGGCGAAGACCAGCGACGAGCTGGGCACGTACTGGGCCCCCGAGGACCGCAGCTGGCTCTGGTACAACGACACCACGGAGACACATGCCTTCGCGTTGCGCACGCTCACGGAGCTGAGCCCGAAGGACCCTCGGCGGGAGGGGCTCGTGCAGTGGCTGCTCCTGGACAAGAAGCTCAACCACTGGAAGTCGACGCGGGCCACGGCGGAGTCGCTCTACGCACTGGTGAAGTACCTGGAGTCGGAAGGCGCGCTGGGCATCCGCGAGGACGCGACGGTGAAGGTGGGGCCGCGCGTGGTGCGGATGGAGTTCGCTCCGGACGAGTACACGGGGAAGAAGAACCAGGTGGTGGTGCCGGGGCCGGAGCTCCAGCCCGAGACGATGAGCTCGGTCGTGGTGGAGAAGTCGACGAAGGGCTTCGCCTTCGCTTCCGCGACATGGCACTTCTCGACGGAGAAGCTGCCCGAAGAGGACCGGGGTGACTTCTTCCAGGTGTCGCGCCGCTACTTCCGTCGCGAGCGCGAGGGGCGCGAGGCCGTGCTCCAGCCGCTGGCCGAGGGGGCTCTCCTCAACCCGGGTGACGAGGTGGAGGTGCACCTGTCGCTGCGCACGAAGCACGCGGCCGAGTACGTCCACTTGAGGGACCCGCGCGCCGCGGGCCTGGAGCCGGAGAATGCGCAGTCCCGCCACAAGTGGGACCTGGGCATCGTCTGGTACGAGGAGACGCGCGACTCGGGCACCAACTTCTTCTTCGAGTGGCTGCCCGCGGGTGAGTACACCTTCAAGTACCGGCTGCGCGCCAACATGGCGGGCACGTTCCGCGTGGGACCCGCAACGGTGCAGTCCATGTACGCGCCGGAGTTCACCGCCTACTCGGCGGGCGCGGTGCTCAACGTGGGGCCCGCGAAGTAG
- the tyrS gene encoding tyrosine--tRNA ligase — protein MNPDALRKATPEEQFEEVTRGTVDLHSPEDLKKKLRYSYDSGKPLVIKAGFDPSRPDLHLGHSLLLTRMRRFQDFGHTVVFLIGDFTALIGDPTGRNATRPALTRDEVKANAETYKQQVFKVLDAEKTTVRFNSEWLDKLGTEGMIRLASRYSLQRMLERDDFKKRFRENVSIAIHEMLYPLLQGYDSVALKSDVELGATDQLFNLLVGRQLMREENMAPQVIMTGPILEGLSAKLVDGKIVGDKMSKSLDNYVGVSEAPDTMFGKLMSITDDLMWRYYQLLSAKTLKDLAELQAKVASGEVHPKAAKLGFAREMTERFHDAEAARKAEEDFEKRFAKKELTAEDLPQVDISLAGAPTLPVTKVLAEAKLVASATEGRKMITQGGVRVNGEKVADPKADLGAGEYTVQVGKLKAARVKLA, from the coding sequence ATGAATCCGGACGCGCTGCGCAAGGCGACCCCCGAGGAGCAGTTCGAAGAAGTCACCCGAGGCACGGTGGATCTCCACTCGCCCGAGGACCTGAAGAAGAAGCTCCGGTACTCGTATGACTCGGGCAAGCCGCTCGTCATCAAAGCGGGGTTCGACCCGAGCCGGCCGGACCTGCACCTGGGCCACTCGCTGCTGCTCACGCGCATGCGACGCTTCCAGGACTTCGGTCACACGGTGGTGTTCCTCATCGGTGACTTCACGGCGCTGATTGGCGACCCCACGGGGCGCAACGCCACGCGCCCGGCGCTCACCCGCGACGAGGTGAAGGCCAACGCGGAGACGTACAAGCAGCAGGTCTTCAAGGTGCTGGACGCGGAGAAGACGACGGTCCGCTTCAACTCGGAGTGGCTCGACAAGCTGGGCACCGAGGGAATGATTCGGCTGGCGTCGCGCTACTCGCTGCAGCGCATGCTGGAGCGCGACGACTTCAAGAAGCGTTTCCGGGAGAACGTCTCCATCGCCATCCACGAGATGCTCTACCCGCTCCTTCAGGGCTACGACTCCGTCGCGCTGAAGTCAGACGTGGAGCTGGGCGCCACGGACCAGCTCTTCAACCTGCTGGTGGGCCGGCAGCTGATGCGCGAGGAGAACATGGCGCCCCAGGTCATCATGACGGGGCCCATCCTGGAGGGGCTCAGCGCGAAGCTCGTCGACGGGAAGATTGTCGGCGACAAGATGTCCAAGAGCCTGGACAACTACGTGGGCGTCAGCGAGGCGCCGGACACCATGTTCGGCAAGCTGATGAGCATCACCGACGACCTGATGTGGCGCTACTACCAGCTCCTCTCGGCCAAGACGCTGAAGGACCTGGCGGAGCTGCAGGCGAAGGTCGCCAGCGGTGAGGTGCATCCGAAGGCCGCCAAGCTGGGCTTCGCCCGCGAGATGACGGAGCGCTTCCACGACGCCGAGGCCGCACGCAAGGCGGAGGAGGACTTCGAGAAGCGCTTCGCGAAGAAGGAGCTGACGGCGGAGGACCTTCCCCAGGTGGACATTTCCCTGGCTGGCGCGCCGACGCTTCCGGTGACCAAGGTGCTGGCCGAGGCGAAGCTCGTGGCCTCCGCGACCGAGGGCCGGAAGATGATCACCCAGGGCGGCGTGCGGGTGAATGGCGAGAAGGTGGCGGACCCGAAGGCGGACCTCGGCGCTGGCGAGTACACCGTGCAGGTCGGCAAGCTGAAGGCCGCGCGCGTCAAGCTGGCGTGA
- a CDS encoding EndoU domain-containing protein produces MRFPALCLGLVLTTLPALAGPGAFVSDVRVDAVEQPESPQVVFTVEPGKTYPLLKKGGPGRAWCKLRGASAEGWVLCEGAQESAPPAAPSAPALAAADRADAAQRARGQEELRIAFASGASSEGASADEDTDEGQAVVVSAPGAQAPRFTGSSRDTRECASTCSSKPLFEKQPVLTALDKEVLEMCPARPDASVSAADVRRFIARHYEDPRIQTALSAAGRPGQKQSNIDWLTSLWVSTGPRNAFTHVFCGDDWERGPIGGLHFLPRYAQLEAEGKLCYGGPVRGGSAKVQGQYLIRYRGVAPWSCGEKRMGGFSESPDSVGLLSIGTRAFARCCARNGAKKEGGVYSAPDLGSTKWRIWCGTRNGTYGIATLHPTDDSATCGE; encoded by the coding sequence ATGCGTTTCCCCGCACTGTGCCTCGGCCTGGTGTTGACCACCCTCCCCGCTCTGGCGGGCCCGGGGGCGTTTGTTTCCGACGTCCGCGTGGACGCGGTGGAACAGCCAGAGTCACCCCAGGTCGTCTTCACGGTGGAGCCCGGGAAGACGTACCCCCTGCTCAAGAAAGGGGGACCTGGCCGCGCGTGGTGCAAGCTGCGCGGTGCCTCCGCCGAGGGCTGGGTGTTGTGCGAAGGCGCCCAGGAGTCCGCCCCTCCCGCGGCCCCCTCCGCTCCGGCGCTGGCGGCAGCGGACCGCGCGGATGCGGCGCAACGAGCCCGGGGACAGGAAGAGCTCCGCATCGCCTTCGCGAGCGGCGCGTCGTCCGAAGGTGCCTCCGCGGATGAGGACACGGACGAGGGCCAGGCGGTCGTCGTGAGCGCCCCAGGCGCGCAGGCTCCACGATTCACGGGAAGCTCGCGTGACACCCGGGAGTGCGCGTCGACGTGCTCCAGCAAGCCCCTCTTCGAGAAGCAGCCGGTGCTGACCGCGCTGGACAAGGAAGTGCTGGAGATGTGTCCCGCGCGTCCGGATGCGAGCGTGAGCGCGGCCGACGTACGGCGCTTCATCGCCCGGCACTACGAGGACCCGCGCATCCAGACGGCCCTGTCCGCCGCGGGACGGCCCGGGCAGAAGCAGTCGAACATCGACTGGCTGACCAGCCTGTGGGTGAGCACCGGCCCGCGCAACGCCTTCACGCACGTGTTCTGCGGAGACGATTGGGAGCGGGGCCCGATTGGTGGCCTGCACTTCCTGCCGCGCTACGCGCAGCTCGAGGCGGAGGGGAAGCTCTGCTACGGCGGGCCCGTGCGTGGGGGCTCAGCGAAGGTGCAGGGGCAATACCTCATCCGGTACAGGGGCGTGGCGCCGTGGTCCTGCGGGGAGAAGCGCATGGGTGGCTTCTCCGAGTCACCCGATTCCGTGGGACTCCTCTCCATAGGCACGCGGGCCTTCGCTCGGTGCTGCGCTCGCAACGGCGCGAAGAAGGAAGGCGGCGTGTACAGCGCGCCGGACCTGGGGAGCACGAAGTGGCGCATCTGGTGCGGCACGCGCAATGGCACCTACGGCATCGCCACGCTCCACCCCACCGACGACTCCGCCACCTGTGGCGAGTGA
- a CDS encoding tetratricopeptide repeat protein → MTALSVTSGLAWAGPKLSGSYVGDTYGQVELHMEGDRLVGTSAGSGGGCKFPAGTEVLSGEFQGNVLVATLQVCLSGVPECVGARSFPTLATYNPQSGVLSARVRLPKGCHSPGLKDFVLFLRSTGGSGESEDDAAKDGALGGRGAAPAVADEEDPAEPKGSETRAAPSGPGPVDQGLLFLAGKSPNKWEFARGRFEAALGANPQDIDALVGMAAIHLGLGYPSKAQEALSRIRPVPSSRPDVYAWQAYVADQQGDGGGVQRLLRKALELNWSPENPKPWEEALVKALAGDIELAQKQMKNRKRAPGREAAGAGSPSP, encoded by the coding sequence GTGACGGCTCTTTCCGTCACCTCCGGCCTCGCCTGGGCGGGTCCGAAGCTTTCTGGCTCCTACGTGGGGGATACCTACGGACAGGTGGAGCTGCACATGGAGGGCGACCGCCTGGTCGGCACCTCCGCTGGCTCTGGAGGTGGCTGCAAGTTCCCGGCGGGCACGGAAGTGCTCTCCGGGGAGTTCCAGGGCAACGTGCTGGTCGCCACGCTCCAGGTCTGTCTCTCTGGAGTGCCAGAGTGTGTCGGAGCCCGGTCCTTCCCGACGCTGGCCACCTACAATCCCCAGTCGGGCGTGCTCTCCGCGCGAGTCCGTCTCCCGAAGGGGTGTCACTCGCCGGGCCTGAAGGATTTCGTCCTGTTCCTGCGGAGCACGGGCGGCTCGGGCGAGTCCGAGGATGACGCCGCGAAGGATGGCGCGCTCGGAGGGCGCGGGGCTGCCCCGGCCGTCGCGGACGAGGAGGACCCGGCGGAGCCGAAGGGCTCCGAGACTCGCGCCGCGCCCAGCGGCCCGGGGCCCGTGGACCAGGGCCTGCTGTTCCTGGCCGGGAAGTCGCCGAACAAGTGGGAGTTCGCACGAGGCCGCTTCGAGGCCGCGCTGGGCGCGAACCCTCAGGATATCGACGCGCTCGTGGGCATGGCCGCAATCCACTTGGGACTGGGCTATCCCAGCAAGGCTCAGGAGGCCCTGTCGCGCATCCGCCCGGTGCCTTCCTCGCGTCCCGACGTCTACGCCTGGCAGGCCTACGTGGCCGACCAGCAGGGAGATGGCGGCGGCGTCCAGAGGTTGCTGCGCAAGGCGCTGGAGCTGAACTGGTCGCCGGAGAATCCCAAGCCCTGGGAAGAGGCGCTGGTGAAGGCCCTGGCGGGCGACATCGAGCTGGCGCAGAAGCAGATGAAGAATCGCAAGCGCGCGCCGGGTCGCGAGGCGGCAGGAGCTGGAAGTCCGAGCCCGTGA